The nucleotide sequence AGACCGCCTTTAGCAGCAGAATAGACTGTCTCACAGGCAGCACCTACTTCACCCCAAACAGAAGAAATCATAATGATCTTGCCTGATTTTTTTTGAATCATTGAAGGAATAAGCGCTTTCGAAAGTGATATCGCACTTAAAAGATGAAGCTGCATCGTTTCTGCGATGGACCGTTCGGTAAAGTCTGTAAGCAGTCCGTAATGAGACGCACCGCAATTATAGACGAATACATCGATCGGTTCTTGAATTTGTGACAACAAGTATTGTGGACCTTCTGAGTGAGACAGATCGGCGGAAACAATAGAAACATGACTATTGTATGTTTTTATTAACTCGTTTTGCAGCTTTTTGGCAGCTGCTTCATTTGAATGGTAGTGTAAAAATAACTGAAATCCTTGAGAAGCTAACATATGACTGATTTTATTTCCAATAGCCCCGGTAGCTCCTGTAACAAGTACTTTTTTCAATGGTAATCCCTCATTGCTAAAAAAAACATCCTAAACACTAGGATGTTTTTTAAATCATTATGACTTCTTTTTTCGAACTTGGCAAACCGTCAACGCATCTTTTTTAAAGTGATTCTGAAGAACTTCTTCTACATCACTTACTTTCAGTGATTCAAATACAGGGATTACATCAAATAAATCCATCTCATTGAAAGCATAACGAGTAAATTGATTTGCGATGAATTCAGGAGAATTTAACGATCTTAAAAAAGCACCAATCTTCTTTTTACGAGCACGTTCAAATGAATCTTCAGCAATTGGCTGTTCTTTAAAAGACTCTACCATGTTAGATATTCTTTCGACGAAATCATCTGGAGACTGTGTATCCCCGCCAAGCATACTAAATCCAAATCCGTTTTCTTCTGTGTAATCAAAAGAGAATGTCTGATCGATCAACCCTTCCTCATACAACGTTTCGTAATTCGGTGAACTTTTTCCAAACATCATTTCTAAAAGCAGGTTGACACTGAGCTCATGACGCATGAGTTCTTTGCCTTTTCTGTTCGGTGCTGCTTCCTTATATCCCATATAGCACTTTGGTGTTTGAACAGTCATCTCGATTACTTTTTTCTCTTTGGCAACCGTTGCAGGTTCTTCATCAAAGAATCTCTCGATAGGAGCTTTTTCTTTGAATGTTTTTTGTGATTGGTTGTCTTTTACAAAGTTTAGAATATCTTCAGCATTCACGGGCCCAACGATAAATAAAATCATGTTGCTCGGATGATAGAATGTCTCATAGCATTCATAAAGGTCATCCTTCGTAATCTTAGCGATTGATTTTTCTGTGCCTGCAATATCGATCTTAACAGGATGATGATGATACATGTTTTCAATCAGGCCAAAGTAAACGCGCCAGTCAGGGTTATCATCGTACATTCTAATTTCTTGACCGATGATTCCTTTTTCCTTCTCAACGGTTTTTTCTGTAAAATAAGGCTCTTGAACAAAGTCGATCAGCGTCGTTAAGTTCTTTTTCACGTCACCTGTAGTTGAAAAAAGGTAAGCTGTTCTGTTAAAGGTCGTAAAAGCGTTTGCTGATGCACCTTGCTTGCTGAAATCTTGGAATACATCTCCATGTTCTTTTTCAAAAAGCTTGTGTTCAAGAAAATGGGCAATGCCATCTGGTACTTTTACGTCTTCATTCTTACCAAGCGGCTTAAAATGATTATCTACCGAACCATAATGTGTGGTGAAGGTAGCATACGTTTTATTGAACCCTTTCTTTTCTAACACATACACTTTTAATCCATTCTGAAGTTCTTCAAAATGGAGGGTTTCATCTAATTGATCAAACGTTTTCATTCCCATTTGTGGCTGCTCCTTTCAAAAAGAAAATGGTATCGAGCTTTACTTTTTCAGCTACTTTCACAACGTCCTCTTTCGTTACACTCTTAATTCCTTCCATCCATTCTTCAATAGATCGATTCGTACCTGCAACAACGTTATGGTACAGTACTTCAGATAAGCCGATCGGGTGGTCGATGGTTTCTAGCACCTGATTGTTGATCATTGCTTTTGTTTGATCGAATTCAGCATCAGTTATGTTACCGTTCTTGATCTCTTCATGCTGTTCTTTAATGATCTTAACAGCCTTTTCATAGTTACCTGTTTCAATTCCGCTCATTACGAAAACAGCCCCTTTATGGCTTTCAAATCGGGAAGCTGCATAATACGCGAGACTTTCTTTTTCACGTACGTTCATAAATAATTTGGAGTGTGAGAATCCTCCGAAAATACCGTTAAACACTTGAAGAGCAAAATAGTCTGGATCACCATAAGTGGTATATGTTCTGTAACCCATATGCAGCTTTCCTTGCTGCACATCTTGTTCTTCAAAGATTTCCTTTATATCTGAAATTCTTTTTTCGTCTTTTGCTGCTGAAGCTTGCTCTTCTTTTTCATTACGGTCTTTAGAGAAACGGAAGTGCTTTTTTACTTTTTCCACCATTTCATCTGTTGAAATGTCGCCTATTACATAAAGATCTACTTTATCGCTTTGTACAACTTCTTGATAATAATTAAATAAATCTTTTGGTGTAATACCATCAACTTCATTCTCATTACCATAAACGTTTAAACGATATGGTTCAGATTCATACATCTCTTCTAATAGGCGTTTATTCGCATACCTCATCTTGTCATCATAGATGGATTCGATTTGCTGTTTGAGGCTGCGTTTTTCTTTCTTTACAATACCTTCTTTAAAAACACCATTTTCGACTGCAGGTGCTAACAATACTTGAGATAATAAATGAAACGCTTTATCTAAAACGGGTTCGGAATTAGATAAAAACTTTTCGTTGGCAACTTCCATTCGGATGCTGATCACTTGATTTTCACCTTTTTTTGAAAGATCCGCTGAAAGCGTAGCTCCATAAAGGTCATCAAGAGCACTCCTAAGCTCTTTTGAAGATGGAAAATCTTTCGTACCGCTCTGCAATACATAAGCCAACAATGCCCTCTTTGTTACGTTTTTCTCATTGATGGCTTCTTTAATTTGAAGAATAAACGAAGTCGTCTTATACTTTTTTGTTTCAATCGTATGTACAGTCATACCATGAAGATCTGTTTTTTTATGGTTAACTATTCCCATTGAATAAGTACCCCTTTCATTATAGCCTATATCCTAGTTTACCCATTTTCGATACGTGGCATGACATTCCTTCTTGTAAAAGAAAAAAAGTCCGCCTATCGGCAGACTTTTTTATTATCGTTTTCCTTTTTCGTAAGGAGTACCTAATGCTTTAGGTGCGTCAGCACGTCCTACTAGACCAGCCAAAGCTAATATCGTAAGAACGTACGGAGCGATAAGCAAGAATACTTTCGGAATGTCTTGCAGGCCTGGAATCTGCGCTCCTGAGATACTGATTGCTTGAGCGAGACCGAAGAATAAAGCAGCTCCTAAAGCACCAAGTGGATGCCATTTACCAAAGATCATGGCAGCAAGTGCCATGAAACCTTGCCCCGTAATCGTGGAGTGCGTGAAGTTACCTGAAATAGAAGCCACATAAACAGCTCCACCGAGTCCAGCAAGAGCTCCACTTAATAAAACCCCAACATAACGCATCTTTTTAACGTTGATCCCCATCGTATCTGCAGCCATCGGGTGTTCTCCTACAGATCGAAGACGAAGACCAAATGGTGTTTTGTAAAGAACATACCAAACGATTAAGGCTACAAATACTGCTAGATAAGAAGTCAGATAAGCATTTGAGAAAAATAGTTTTCCGATAATCGGAATATCTGACAAGAATGGAATATCACTTTTTGAGATACGTTCTGAAATAACAGGTGTTTGTCCTGCATTAAAGATCTTTTTCGTCAAGAAGATCGCTAGACCTGCAGCTAAAAAGTTAATGGCTACACCACTAACAACTTGATCTGCTTTTAAAGAGATACTTGCGACTGCATGAATAGATGCAAAAAGTGCTCCTACGATCATAGCAACAATAAAACTAACCCATGGTGCTGCTCCATCTAATCCAAACTGTTCACCGTAATAAATTGTTACGGCTCCTGTAAATGCACCAAAAAGCATAAGACCTTCTAATCCGATATTTACGACTCCTGAACGTTCACTAAAAACACCACCAAGAGCGGTAAAGATTAAAGGCGCAGCTGACACGATCGCAGCAGGTATGATTAGTGCTAGAATATCCATAAAACTCATCAGATCTTACCTCCTTTGTTCACACGGTTCATCAACCAATGAACAAGATAACTGCACGCAACAAAGAAGATGATTAAAGCGATAACAATTCCAACAAGTTCAGTTGGAACACCTGCCATAGCTTGCATATTCAGTGCACCAATCTTTAATCCACCGAACAGTGCAGCACCTAAAATTACACCGATCGCACTGTTCGCACCTAGAAGTGCAACGGCGATCCCGTCAAATCCTACTCCAGTAAATCCAGCATTAATCGTCATATATTGATAAGTGCCTAAGCCTTCCATACTTCCTGCAATTCCTGCAAATGCTCCTGAGATCGCCATGGAAAGGACGATATTTTTAGAAACATTAATTCCAGCGTATTGAGATGCATGCTGGTTGAATCCTACTGCACGAAGCTCATAACCTAAAGTTGTTCTCCATAATAAGAACCACATAATAACTGCTGCAACGATTGCTACGATAATTCCAAAGTGAAGTGTAGAATTATCAGTTAGCTCTTGCAGAAACGGTGAAGCTAAAGAAGCAGATTCTTTTACGTTCTCCGTCCGTTCACCTGGGGCAAGCATAAAATTACGGATAATTTCGTTCGTGCTATAAAGTGCGATATAGTTCATCATGATCGTTGTAATAACTTCATGCACTTTAAAACGCGCTTTCAAGATACCAGGAACAGATCCCCATAATGCACCAGCTACACCTGCAGCTAGTACAGCGAGGGGAATATGAATGATTGCCGGAGCATCAACAAATACTCCTACGTATACAGCTGCCAGCCAGCCAACTAAAAGCTGACCTTCAACACCAATATTGAACAATCCTGTACGAAAAGCAAACGCTACAGCCAGTCCTGATAGAATAAGAGGTGACATCTGTCTTATCGTTTCACCCATATA is from Fictibacillus sp. b24 and encodes:
- a CDS encoding ABC transporter permease, which encodes MSFMDILALIIPAAIVSAAPLIFTALGGVFSERSGVVNIGLEGLMLFGAFTGAVTIYYGEQFGLDGAAPWVSFIVAMIVGALFASIHAVASISLKADQVVSGVAINFLAAGLAIFLTKKIFNAGQTPVISERISKSDIPFLSDIPIIGKLFFSNAYLTSYLAVFVALIVWYVLYKTPFGLRLRSVGEHPMAADTMGINVKKMRYVGVLLSGALAGLGGAVYVASISGNFTHSTITGQGFMALAAMIFGKWHPLGALGAALFFGLAQAISISGAQIPGLQDIPKVFLLIAPYVLTILALAGLVGRADAPKALGTPYEKGKR
- a CDS encoding ABC transporter permease; the protein is MQNNINKMKFLVPLISVLLGLLIGGIIMLISGYPPIEAYAALFEGIFGGSYYMGETIRQMSPLILSGLAVAFAFRTGLFNIGVEGQLLVGWLAAVYVGVFVDAPAIIHIPLAVLAAGVAGALWGSVPGILKARFKVHEVITTIMMNYIALYSTNEIIRNFMLAPGERTENVKESASLASPFLQELTDNSTLHFGIIVAIVAAVIMWFLLWRTTLGYELRAVGFNQHASQYAGINVSKNIVLSMAISGAFAGIAGSMEGLGTYQYMTINAGFTGVGFDGIAVALLGANSAIGVILGAALFGGLKIGALNMQAMAGVPTELVGIVIALIIFFVACSYLVHWLMNRVNKGGKI
- the yfmH gene encoding EF-P 5-aminopentanol modification-associated protein YfmH; amino-acid sequence: MGMKTFDQLDETLHFEELQNGLKVYVLEKKGFNKTYATFTTHYGSVDNHFKPLGKNEDVKVPDGIAHFLEHKLFEKEHGDVFQDFSKQGASANAFTTFNRTAYLFSTTGDVKKNLTTLIDFVQEPYFTEKTVEKEKGIIGQEIRMYDDNPDWRVYFGLIENMYHHHPVKIDIAGTEKSIAKITKDDLYECYETFYHPSNMILFIVGPVNAEDILNFVKDNQSQKTFKEKAPIERFFDEEPATVAKEKKVIEMTVQTPKCYMGYKEAAPNRKGKELMRHELSVNLLLEMMFGKSSPNYETLYEEGLIDQTFSFDYTEENGFGFSMLGGDTQSPDDFVERISNMVESFKEQPIAEDSFERARKKKIGAFLRSLNSPEFIANQFTRYAFNEMDLFDVIPVFESLKVSDVEEVLQNHFKKDALTVCQVRKKKS
- the ymfI gene encoding elongation factor P 5-aminopentanone reductase, translated to MKKVLVTGATGAIGNKISHMLASQGFQLFLHYHSNEAAAKKLQNELIKTYNSHVSIVSADLSHSEGPQYLLSQIQEPIDVFVYNCGASHYGLLTDFTERSIAETMQLHLLSAISLSKALIPSMIQKKSGKIIMISSVWGEVGAACETVYSAAKGGLNAFVKALSKEVAPSQIQVNCVSPGVIATPMLNQFSEEEKRELAEDIPAGRFGEPDEVAHAVEFLISKKADYISGHILSINGSWYT
- the yfmF gene encoding EF-P 5-aminopentanol modification-associated protein YfmF, coding for MVNHKKTDLHGMTVHTIETKKYKTTSFILQIKEAINEKNVTKRALLAYVLQSGTKDFPSSKELRSALDDLYGATLSADLSKKGENQVISIRMEVANEKFLSNSEPVLDKAFHLLSQVLLAPAVENGVFKEGIVKKEKRSLKQQIESIYDDKMRYANKRLLEEMYESEPYRLNVYGNENEVDGITPKDLFNYYQEVVQSDKVDLYVIGDISTDEMVEKVKKHFRFSKDRNEKEEQASAAKDEKRISDIKEIFEEQDVQQGKLHMGYRTYTTYGDPDYFALQVFNGIFGGFSHSKLFMNVREKESLAYYAASRFESHKGAVFVMSGIETGNYEKAVKIIKEQHEEIKNGNITDAEFDQTKAMINNQVLETIDHPIGLSEVLYHNVVAGTNRSIEEWMEGIKSVTKEDVVKVAEKVKLDTIFFLKGAATNGNENV